From the Bacteroidia bacterium genome, one window contains:
- a CDS encoding PTS sugar transporter subunit IIA: protein MKITSILTEDLIKVNIPGDTKEDVINAIIDLAAKSQKIKDLEKVRQAIFEREKIMSTGVGKGFAIPHGKTDAVTDIVAAFGVTEKAIDYQSLDHEPVRLLFLLIGKDSLVGAHIKLLSRISRLMNKEELRSKLLQAGSSAEILTVLKDEEMNYLDV, encoded by the coding sequence ATGAAAATCACCAGCATTCTTACCGAAGATCTGATCAAGGTCAACATTCCCGGCGACACCAAGGAAGATGTGATCAATGCGATCATTGATCTTGCCGCGAAATCCCAGAAAATCAAGGACCTTGAGAAGGTTCGCCAGGCGATTTTCGAACGCGAAAAAATCATGTCCACAGGTGTCGGCAAAGGATTTGCCATCCCTCATGGTAAAACCGATGCAGTAACGGACATCGTCGCCGCCTTTGGCGTGACGGAAAAAGCAATCGACTATCAGTCACTCGATCATGAGCCCGTTCGTCTCCTCTTCCTGCTCATCGGCAAGGATAGTCTTGTGGGCGCGCATATCAAGCTGCTCAGCCGAATCTCCCGACTCATGAACAAGGAAGAGTTACGCTCGAAGTTGTTGCAGGCCGGCAGTTCCGCAGAGATCCTCACCGTCCTCAAGGACGAGGAAATGAATTATCTCGACGTGTAA
- a CDS encoding sugar phosphate nucleotidyltransferase, producing the protein MKAVIMAGGFGTRLRPLTCNIPKPMVPMANRPMMLHIVDLLRTHGFNDIISLLYYHPAVIKNFFGEGSDFGITMQYMQAEADFGTAGSVRNALEKIGKDRIIIISGDVLTDFDLTAAIRFHEEKGADATLVLTRVPNPLQFGVVIVDEQGNITRFLEKPSWGEVFSDTINTGIYILENHILDMIPYKEDFDFSKNLFPQMMLEGKKLCGYIAEGYWRDVGTLDEYHEASMDSLSGRVTVNIDGTRNGNVWVGEGSTVPADTAHWSGSVVIGRGARVADSARIINSVIGNNVTVHDGAVILNSIIWDGCIIEDSVQVSNSVVGFHSTLNAGVTVSDNVFISDRCNIGQGATLLSNIKLWPEKIVQDGAVLTKSLVWEDKWLRELFTDARITGSANIEMNPEFGAKLGASIGAMLGDGTQILASRDPDNASRMMKRAIACGLMSSGVNVHDMQSTSIPMMRQILRSGRYAAGFHVRKSPFDKKSMDIILFDADGQDLASKRSKAIERQFFSEDFKRAGYDSIGSLYFPERTTETYRERFLSEIDHALIASKSFSVVIDYSYGITSSIFPNILSKLGAQVISLNAYIDRTRLTRNKEEFNAACTNVSNIVRSLSCDIGVLLDAGGEKVFAADERGNFIPEERLMSIVTKFYLESRRQLGTPLKKIACPVAASGEMDVIAAEYGVELIRTPNTHGGMMNAVLKDPEIGYVAGTKGGFIFPEFLFATDAMFSVAKILEMMAVTGKRLGDIDADIPRYHRIDLVVPCRWQDKGKVMRYAMHESEAHRRELIDGIKILFDGAAWVLLLPSKEHEEFYIFVEAEARDRAEALARDYEEKVVRWRDNP; encoded by the coding sequence ATGAAAGCTGTGATCATGGCGGGCGGATTCGGGACTCGACTGCGCCCCCTCACCTGCAACATCCCCAAACCCATGGTGCCGATGGCTAACCGACCGATGATGCTGCACATCGTCGATCTGCTCCGCACGCATGGCTTCAACGACATCATTTCGTTGCTGTACTATCATCCCGCCGTGATAAAGAACTTCTTTGGAGAAGGAAGTGACTTCGGTATAACCATGCAGTACATGCAGGCCGAAGCGGATTTCGGAACCGCCGGCAGCGTACGGAACGCGCTGGAAAAAATCGGCAAAGATCGCATCATCATCATCAGCGGCGACGTCCTCACCGATTTCGATCTTACGGCGGCAATACGCTTTCATGAAGAAAAAGGAGCGGATGCCACTCTGGTCCTGACGCGTGTTCCGAATCCATTGCAATTCGGTGTCGTCATCGTGGACGAGCAGGGAAATATCACCCGCTTCCTTGAAAAACCGAGTTGGGGAGAAGTGTTCAGCGATACGATCAACACCGGCATCTATATCCTCGAAAATCACATCCTCGATATGATCCCGTATAAGGAGGATTTCGATTTCAGCAAGAACCTCTTTCCGCAGATGATGCTCGAGGGGAAGAAGTTGTGCGGATACATTGCCGAAGGGTATTGGCGCGATGTGGGGACGCTGGACGAGTATCATGAAGCATCCATGGATTCCCTTTCCGGCCGGGTGACTGTCAATATCGATGGCACACGCAACGGGAATGTATGGGTGGGCGAGGGTAGTACCGTTCCCGCAGACACCGCACACTGGAGCGGCAGCGTTGTGATCGGACGTGGAGCCCGTGTTGCCGATTCTGCGAGAATCATCAATTCCGTCATCGGCAATAATGTGACGGTGCACGACGGAGCTGTCATTCTGAACTCCATCATCTGGGATGGCTGCATCATCGAGGATTCGGTACAAGTTTCGAATTCCGTGGTGGGTTTTCACAGCACGTTGAACGCCGGCGTCACGGTGTCGGATAATGTGTTCATCAGTGATCGCTGTAACATCGGCCAAGGTGCCACATTACTGTCCAACATCAAGCTCTGGCCGGAGAAAATCGTGCAGGACGGAGCTGTGCTGACCAAGAGCCTGGTCTGGGAAGACAAGTGGCTTCGCGAACTGTTCACCGACGCAAGGATCACCGGCAGCGCCAACATCGAGATGAATCCGGAATTCGGAGCCAAACTCGGAGCCTCCATCGGCGCCATGCTTGGCGACGGCACGCAGATTCTCGCCAGCCGCGATCCGGACAATGCTTCACGCATGATGAAGCGCGCCATCGCGTGCGGGCTGATGTCGTCCGGCGTCAATGTGCATGACATGCAAAGCACCTCCATACCCATGATGCGACAGATCCTCCGCAGCGGACGCTATGCGGCTGGTTTTCATGTCAGGAAATCGCCTTTCGATAAGAAATCGATGGACATCATCCTCTTCGACGCAGACGGACAGGACCTTGCGTCCAAGCGCAGCAAAGCCATCGAGCGGCAGTTCTTTTCGGAGGACTTCAAACGTGCAGGGTATGACAGCATCGGTTCACTGTATTTCCCGGAACGCACAACGGAGACCTACCGCGAACGCTTTCTCTCCGAGATTGACCATGCACTCATCGCCAGCAAGAGCTTCAGCGTCGTGATTGATTACAGCTACGGTATCACCTCATCGATCTTCCCGAATATCCTCTCCAAGCTTGGCGCACAGGTGATTTCTCTCAATGCCTATATCGACCGCACGCGTCTGACCCGGAACAAGGAGGAATTCAACGCCGCCTGCACGAACGTCTCGAATATCGTGCGTTCGCTCTCCTGCGACATCGGGGTATTGCTTGACGCTGGTGGAGAGAAGGTGTTCGCGGCCGACGAGAGAGGGAATTTCATCCCCGAGGAACGACTGATGTCCATCGTGACGAAATTCTACCTCGAAAGTCGCCGTCAGCTGGGCACCCCTCTGAAGAAAATTGCCTGTCCGGTCGCCGCCAGCGGCGAAATGGACGTTATCGCGGCTGAATACGGTGTGGAACTCATCCGGACACCGAATACGCACGGCGGCATGATGAATGCAGTTTTGAAGGATCCGGAAATCGGATATGTTGCGGGCACGAAGGGCGGTTTCATTTTCCCGGAATTTCTTTTCGCGACGGACGCCATGTTCAGTGTCGCGAAAATCCTCGAGATGATGGCGGTCACCGGGAAACGTCTTGGCGACATCGACGCGGACATCCCCCGCTATCATCGCATCGACCTTGTTGTTCCGTGCCGTTGGCAGGACAAGGGGAAGGTCATGCGCTACGCGATGCACGAATCGGAGGCACATCGACGCGAACTCATTGACGGGATAAAAATTCTCTTCGACGGTGCTGCGTGGGTGCTGCTTTTACCCAGCAAGGAACATGAGGAGTTCTACATCTTCGTCGAGGCGGAGGCGCGTGACCGCGCGGAGGCTCTTGCGCGCGACTATGAGGAGAAAGTTGTTCGATGGCGGGATAATCCGTAA
- the metG gene encoding methionine--tRNA ligase, whose product MKRLLVTSALPYANGSIHFGHLAGAYLPADMYVRYHRLKGTDVLYICGSDEHGVSILISAKKEGVSPQEIIDRYHELNARAFSRCGISFDNYSRTSLPVHHETAREWFSDLKEKGLIRQSSEMQLFDPDAGMFLPDRFVTGTCPHCGYDRAYGDQCENCSKYYDQTELLHPRSLLSDATPVVRESTHWNFPLGAFQTRLEQYVESHAGDWKDNVLQQVRSWLKAGLGDRPITRDLTWGVSVPGEEEQGKVIYVWFDAVLGYISSTKEWAVRMGQPDAWKQYWQDEETRYVAFIGKDNIVFHCLMFPAMIMAKGGHVLPDNVPANEFLNLEGKKFSKSMNWSIELNEFLDTWPADPLRYTLAMNMPESRDSDFYWKDFQARNNNELADILGNFVNRTLHFADKYFENRVPEPGALSEADRAFLSEIDRTADSVAEAFEKFRFRDGVTAMMNLARAANKYFNDQEPWKTIKSDRSVCATTLNCCLQVMYALRVYIEPVLPFTAAAMHRIMLLEDVVPVQWDAPRTQRLPAGHQLGEKSILFEKIDDAAIDAETAKLGVMSGESDVQYPPLKEQISIDDVMKLDLRTGRIVGAEAVPKSSKLVKLTVDIGSETRQIVAGIAMRYAPEDLKGKAIVIVANLKPAKLFGIESQGMLLAASNDSEGPILVTPETDIANGAIVK is encoded by the coding sequence ATGAAACGTTTACTCGTCACCTCCGCGCTTCCCTATGCCAACGGTTCCATCCATTTCGGTCACCTTGCCGGTGCGTACCTGCCAGCCGATATGTACGTGCGTTACCATCGGCTCAAAGGCACCGACGTCCTGTACATCTGTGGGTCCGATGAACACGGCGTCAGTATTCTGATTTCCGCGAAGAAAGAGGGGGTTTCGCCTCAGGAAATTATTGACCGCTATCATGAGCTGAACGCGCGGGCGTTTTCGCGCTGCGGTATCAGCTTCGACAACTACTCCCGTACCTCGCTGCCGGTGCATCACGAGACGGCCCGGGAGTGGTTCAGTGACTTGAAGGAGAAGGGCCTCATTCGGCAGAGCTCAGAAATGCAGCTCTTCGATCCCGATGCAGGCATGTTTTTACCCGATCGTTTCGTGACGGGGACCTGCCCTCATTGCGGCTACGACCGCGCCTACGGGGATCAATGCGAGAACTGCAGCAAATACTACGATCAGACCGAGTTGCTCCATCCACGCAGTTTGCTCAGCGATGCGACGCCAGTTGTGCGCGAGTCCACGCACTGGAACTTCCCGCTCGGAGCATTTCAGACGCGACTTGAGCAATACGTCGAATCGCACGCGGGCGACTGGAAGGACAATGTGCTGCAGCAGGTGCGCAGCTGGCTGAAGGCCGGTCTCGGCGATCGTCCCATCACGCGCGATCTCACCTGGGGCGTCAGTGTTCCGGGCGAGGAAGAGCAGGGTAAAGTCATCTACGTCTGGTTCGACGCGGTGCTCGGGTATATCAGCTCGACGAAGGAATGGGCCGTGCGCATGGGGCAGCCCGATGCATGGAAACAGTACTGGCAGGACGAGGAGACGCGCTACGTGGCCTTCATCGGCAAGGACAACATCGTGTTTCACTGCCTGATGTTTCCAGCGATGATCATGGCAAAGGGCGGCCATGTGCTTCCGGACAATGTTCCCGCAAACGAATTTCTGAATCTCGAAGGAAAGAAATTCTCGAAGAGCATGAACTGGTCCATCGAGCTGAACGAGTTTCTGGACACCTGGCCTGCGGATCCTCTCCGTTACACCCTCGCCATGAACATGCCGGAATCGCGGGACAGCGATTTTTACTGGAAGGATTTTCAGGCGCGCAACAACAACGAGCTCGCCGACATCCTTGGAAACTTCGTCAACCGCACACTGCATTTCGCGGACAAATACTTTGAGAACCGCGTTCCGGAGCCGGGCGCCTTGAGCGAGGCTGACAGAGCTTTCCTCTCCGAAATCGACCGCACGGCCGACTCAGTGGCCGAGGCCTTTGAGAAATTCCGCTTCCGCGACGGTGTTACAGCGATGATGAACCTGGCGCGTGCGGCCAACAAATATTTCAACGACCAGGAGCCGTGGAAGACGATCAAGAGCGACCGGTCAGTGTGTGCTACGACGCTCAACTGCTGCCTGCAAGTGATGTACGCGCTGCGCGTGTACATCGAGCCCGTGCTTCCGTTCACCGCCGCGGCGATGCATCGGATCATGCTTCTTGAAGATGTGGTACCCGTACAATGGGATGCCCCGCGTACGCAGAGGCTCCCGGCCGGACATCAACTGGGCGAGAAGAGCATCCTTTTTGAAAAAATCGACGACGCGGCCATTGACGCGGAAACAGCAAAGCTCGGCGTCATGAGCGGTGAGAGCGATGTGCAGTACCCGCCCCTGAAGGAACAGATCAGCATTGACGATGTGATGAAGCTCGATCTGCGGACGGGACGCATCGTCGGGGCTGAAGCGGTGCCCAAGTCCTCCAAGCTCGTGAAGCTGACGGTGGATATCGGAAGCGAGACGCGCCAGATTGTCGCCGGCATAGCGATGCGCTATGCTCCGGAGGACCTGAAAGGAAAGGCCATCGTGATCGTCGCCAATCTGAAGCCCGCGAAGCTGTTCGGCATCGAATCACAGGGCATGCTGCTCGCCGCATCGAACGATTCCGAGGGGCCCATACTCGTGACTCCGGAAACGGACATTGCCAATGGGGCAATAGTGAAGTGA
- a CDS encoding EF-hand domain-containing protein — protein MNTHRVLSAILVLCALLLVIACSTDEAMEEELRPRRGGDPAEVFRRLDSDGDGVLTREEFRAIPARNRTPDEIFTRLDRDGNGALSQSEFMEARQGRQDGSRGGSDR, from the coding sequence ATGAATACACATCGCGTGTTGTCCGCAATTCTGGTCCTGTGTGCCCTGCTTCTCGTTATTGCATGCTCCACTGACGAAGCCATGGAAGAGGAATTACGGCCGCGCCGGGGCGGCGATCCTGCAGAAGTATTCAGGCGCCTGGACAGCGACGGCGATGGTGTGCTGACACGGGAAGAATTTCGTGCGATACCCGCAAGAAACCGCACACCGGACGAAATATTTACGCGTCTCGATCGTGACGGAAACGGTGCTCTCTCTCAATCCGAATTCATGGAAGCCCGGCAAGGACGGCAGGATGGTTCACGCGGCGGAAGCGATCGTTAG
- a CDS encoding sigma-70 family RNA polymerase sigma factor translates to MNDTPDDDLVLACRDGDRRAFNELVRRYQKRVFHVVQGIVRNGDDALDITQDVFIRAWKGLDRFQGQAKVFTWLYRIAVNLSLNHLRSAWFRSFLPVGDNHERIGSDETDAHTKLEQDEARRAVNNAIEALPPKQRAVFVLRYYEELPYEEIAGILKTSVGGLKANYHHAVKKIEEHVRHALS, encoded by the coding sequence ATGAACGATACCCCCGATGACGATCTCGTTCTGGCCTGCCGCGACGGCGACAGACGCGCATTCAACGAACTGGTGCGTCGCTACCAAAAGCGCGTATTTCACGTGGTGCAGGGCATCGTCCGCAACGGCGATGATGCGCTCGACATCACACAAGACGTGTTCATACGGGCGTGGAAAGGATTGGACCGTTTTCAGGGGCAGGCGAAGGTGTTCACCTGGCTGTATCGCATCGCGGTGAATCTCAGTCTCAATCACCTGCGCAGCGCATGGTTCCGCTCGTTTCTGCCGGTCGGAGACAATCATGAGCGTATCGGTTCCGACGAGACTGATGCGCACACAAAGCTGGAGCAGGACGAAGCCCGACGGGCCGTCAACAACGCCATCGAGGCCCTTCCGCCAAAACAACGGGCAGTGTTCGTGCTCCGGTACTACGAAGAATTGCCGTACGAGGAAATCGCAGGTATACTGAAAACCTCCGTCGGCGGACTCAAGGCAAACTATCACCACGCAGTGAAGAAAATCGAGGAGCATGTGCGTCATGCATTGTCGTAA
- a CDS encoding zf-HC2 domain-containing protein, with the protein MHCRNIKPLLPDHANGAVSASEAEAVRSHTEHCPDCAAELARYQGLFAGPLSREARASHVDWSAFGVRLNERLDGEERKTSFLMRPAAAIPAVALLIVGALSVYFFGVPVLGPNSSQSLYSDIERSLGEEVLRTFPFETLDDIVVSTGSDAGLSAVPLNSGMLDSDVVDEIFADALGDSHIAAADSWLASEPDLLSSLTSDEAEQIIIELQSKTFLEH; encoded by the coding sequence ATGCATTGTCGTAACATCAAACCCCTGCTGCCGGATCACGCCAACGGCGCCGTCAGCGCCTCCGAGGCCGAAGCCGTGCGTTCTCATACTGAGCACTGCCCCGACTGTGCCGCAGAGCTTGCTCGATATCAGGGACTGTTCGCGGGTCCCCTGTCACGTGAAGCACGCGCGTCGCACGTGGACTGGTCCGCGTTCGGCGTACGTCTCAACGAGCGCCTCGACGGTGAAGAGCGAAAAACATCATTCCTGATGAGGCCCGCGGCAGCCATTCCCGCAGTCGCGTTGCTGATCGTGGGCGCACTCAGTGTGTACTTCTTCGGCGTGCCGGTGCTCGGACCGAACTCCTCACAGTCCTTGTACAGCGACATCGAGCGTTCACTGGGCGAAGAAGTCCTGCGCACGTTTCCTTTCGAAACGCTGGATGACATCGTTGTGAGCACCGGGAGCGACGCTGGCCTCTCCGCTGTTCCACTGAACTCCGGGATGTTGGACTCAGACGTGGTTGATGAAATTTTCGCAGACGCTCTCGGTGACAGCCACATAGCCGCAGCGGACTCCTGGCTTGCGTCCGAGCCGGATCTCCTCTCCTCCCTCACTTCGGACGAAGCGGAGCAAATTATCATTGAACTGCAATCGAAGACATTTTTGGAGCATTGA
- a CDS encoding T9SS type A sorting domain-containing protein: MAILCVQFADKDTVIDSRGGVGLSPPPALDVIENKYRYEAFWDIIFQPTDSVKHPESDFPLTYARGNRGFFQYGSLRRYIEDNSYGLHTVVPYRAWSASSGLINTVTPDSSGDPKRAIVNWLTVPKVKMIEGDSGKIKANFESPYTLADSAILAAKEARVIAWDSIDVVIIYYAGLNAFGYSKAGTFRDSEDTIQYAISSERYGVDGDANAFCFIYPRVVFHEFLHAAFGAQDLHYKNIKPYCVGVGHFSIMGDSSPLAAYTPEMLDPWHKLRMGWLRYYVPDALKDTLNLITPIDTTNFYLPVVSEPYNGGPPYVLVIPFRMHPDVDGWNRSARRYLIVENRRAVGWDRVVAVDEMDKNSPTYGQIRGTCGFLIWTSALDRWIEGWVYDADGDFRTWQSTELYGEPEDVYDGSPGRNVFSLWSEPNVFSWPEPNEGVRLKNEDQRNVYIEFPPYVDSSNINPISRLVIDRFVPAAHTYGDFVEEDVSPTKYAAQKKIHLHDTLTLAMFRADGKTYVMSGKDVDDLRDVACLNYAIAASDTLMDNSALTFYPNPALPSKWSMNYVWQQETEGGYFTRVEYADAALSSVKQQYRKTWGPFQQQPRPVIASRGQFGVLAFAGDDGIYSSTSTNAGMTWSEPALVPGSQAGSGIPCILMDSEARGDSAWLLAFVNRLNLKDETWLHRSSTNQTVRLSDNNQSACANPNASRLGDKLSVVYQYHDTKRDRNHIARIEVDLSKTDPPNDRDAFGLLMQKDDDVNRDPALIYTDTSDARKSLLYWVFNKGEKLLSAATYEQNDSLNGWYRGIEGALSSKPTSYPHLLLHEPGNPKLVVSRTGSSYGMQLLADSTPAVVVMTRNEDLDANPALLRLATQLGMMFRDAGGDHLMHARWRTPVVVRVADTIAIVHYDYGATKNFASAVMDSLTRTRVFNMTDEDVAVFALDLSMSQTAPDTIIFESQLVDAVSGQSISGSGEMRIAPRTGDTTVYIGLELPNGDPPTDCFIVTSMARGYYQPGELPRLDLTRYMLYSTETMPKRNSWASRVLPQTGSIQTYPQPTRDELRFVVEGAVPEASRAQLFDLLGRRVAEAPLLYNGRNSHGSMKLEGLVPGMYILTVPAPEGVRTTKVLVAR; the protein is encoded by the coding sequence GTGGCTATACTCTGTGTGCAATTCGCCGACAAGGATACCGTGATCGACTCACGTGGAGGTGTAGGACTGTCGCCGCCGCCCGCTCTCGACGTCATTGAAAACAAGTACCGCTACGAAGCGTTCTGGGATATCATCTTCCAGCCAACGGACAGCGTGAAACATCCGGAGTCGGACTTCCCGCTCACCTATGCGCGGGGTAACCGGGGCTTTTTCCAGTACGGCAGCCTGCGCAGATACATCGAGGACAACAGTTACGGACTCCACACCGTTGTACCGTATCGCGCATGGAGCGCTTCGAGCGGCCTGATCAACACCGTAACGCCGGACAGCAGCGGAGATCCGAAGCGCGCGATCGTCAACTGGCTGACAGTACCAAAAGTCAAGATGATTGAAGGTGACAGCGGCAAAATAAAAGCAAACTTTGAGAGTCCCTACACACTTGCCGACAGCGCAATACTTGCCGCCAAGGAAGCACGAGTAATTGCCTGGGATAGCATCGATGTCGTTATCATCTACTATGCCGGCTTGAACGCGTTCGGGTACTCAAAAGCCGGGACGTTCAGGGATTCGGAAGACACGATTCAGTATGCCATTTCAAGCGAACGATACGGGGTCGATGGTGATGCAAACGCCTTTTGCTTCATCTATCCACGCGTGGTGTTTCACGAGTTTCTCCATGCCGCGTTTGGGGCTCAGGACTTACACTACAAGAACATCAAGCCATATTGCGTTGGTGTTGGCCATTTTTCGATCATGGGTGACAGTTCTCCTCTCGCCGCTTACACTCCGGAAATGCTCGATCCCTGGCACAAACTCCGGATGGGCTGGCTGCGCTACTACGTTCCGGATGCGTTGAAGGACACACTGAACCTCATTACCCCGATCGATACAACGAACTTTTATCTCCCCGTGGTTTCCGAACCCTACAATGGAGGACCTCCTTACGTTCTTGTGATCCCATTTCGCATGCATCCGGATGTCGATGGATGGAATCGATCGGCACGTCGCTACCTTATCGTAGAAAATCGACGGGCCGTCGGCTGGGATCGCGTGGTGGCTGTGGACGAGATGGATAAAAATTCTCCGACCTACGGGCAAATACGGGGTACTTGTGGTTTTTTGATATGGACGAGTGCGCTTGACCGATGGATCGAGGGGTGGGTGTACGATGCCGACGGGGATTTTCGTACGTGGCAAAGCACAGAACTGTACGGTGAACCCGAGGATGTGTACGATGGCTCACCAGGCCGGAACGTATTTTCGCTCTGGTCCGAACCCAACGTGTTCTCCTGGCCAGAGCCGAATGAGGGAGTTAGATTGAAAAATGAAGATCAGCGTAACGTGTACATCGAATTCCCACCCTACGTGGATTCCAGCAACATTAATCCGATTTCTCGACTCGTAATTGATCGCTTCGTCCCCGCCGCGCATACGTACGGGGATTTTGTTGAGGAAGACGTTTCTCCGACCAAGTACGCGGCGCAGAAGAAAATCCATCTGCACGACACTCTGACTCTCGCCATGTTCCGCGCGGACGGCAAGACCTATGTCATGAGCGGAAAGGATGTTGACGATCTTCGTGATGTTGCCTGCCTCAATTATGCCATTGCCGCCTCTGACACGCTGATGGATAACTCGGCGTTGACGTTTTATCCCAATCCGGCTCTACCTTCGAAATGGAGCATGAATTATGTTTGGCAGCAGGAAACCGAGGGTGGATACTTCACCAGGGTGGAGTACGCTGATGCAGCTTTGTCGTCGGTAAAACAGCAATACCGAAAAACCTGGGGCCCCTTCCAGCAGCAACCCCGTCCCGTGATAGCGAGCAGGGGGCAGTTTGGTGTGCTTGCCTTCGCCGGTGACGACGGCATATACTCAAGCACATCCACAAATGCGGGCATGACCTGGTCCGAACCCGCGCTTGTGCCCGGCTCGCAGGCCGGCAGTGGCATCCCCTGCATTCTGATGGACAGCGAGGCGCGCGGAGATAGCGCCTGGTTGCTCGCTTTCGTGAATCGTTTAAATCTGAAGGATGAAACCTGGCTTCACCGAAGTTCGACGAATCAAACAGTAAGACTTTCCGATAACAATCAGAGCGCCTGCGCCAATCCCAACGCCTCGCGCCTCGGAGACAAGCTCTCCGTGGTATATCAGTATCATGATACCAAGCGCGATCGCAACCACATTGCGCGCATAGAAGTCGATCTCTCGAAAACCGACCCGCCGAATGATCGAGATGCGTTTGGACTATTGATGCAAAAAGATGACGATGTCAACCGAGATCCCGCACTCATCTACACGGATACTTCCGATGCCCGGAAATCTCTTCTGTACTGGGTATTCAACAAAGGCGAGAAGTTGCTCTCAGCAGCGACCTACGAACAGAACGACAGTCTCAACGGCTGGTATCGCGGTATTGAAGGAGCGTTGAGCAGCAAGCCGACCTCGTATCCGCATCTGCTCCTCCACGAGCCGGGCAATCCGAAGTTGGTGGTCTCCCGCACAGGTTCCTCCTATGGCATGCAACTGCTAGCCGACAGCACCCCTGCCGTCGTGGTGATGACGCGGAATGAGGATCTCGACGCCAACCCGGCACTGCTCCGCCTCGCTACGCAGCTCGGGATGATGTTTCGTGACGCTGGCGGCGATCACTTGATGCATGCGCGATGGCGTACACCCGTCGTTGTACGAGTGGCCGACACCATCGCTATAGTCCATTACGATTATGGCGCCACAAAGAATTTTGCAAGCGCCGTCATGGACTCGCTCACCCGGACACGGGTCTTCAACATGACGGACGAGGATGTTGCCGTATTCGCGCTCGATCTTTCGATGTCGCAAACCGCACCAGATACTATAATTTTTGAATCACAGCTTGTGGATGCCGTGTCCGGTCAGAGTATCTCGGGCAGCGGCGAGATGCGGATAGCACCAAGGACTGGCGATACGACGGTGTATATCGGTCTGGAACTGCCGAACGGGGATCCTCCCACGGATTGCTTCATCGTGACATCCATGGCCCGGGGGTACTATCAGCCGGGCGAGCTGCCGCGTCTCGACCTAACTCGTTACATGCTGTACAGCACCGAAACCATGCCGAAGCGGAACTCGTGGGCCTCGCGCGTGTTGCCCCAAACCGGGAGCATACAAACATACCCGCAACCCACCCGCGATGAACTGCGTTTTGTCGTAGAAGGAGCAGTGCCGGAGGCAAGCCGGGCGCAACTCTTCGACTTGC